Proteins from a genomic interval of Osmia bicornis bicornis chromosome 13, iOsmBic2.1, whole genome shotgun sequence:
- the LOC114880598 gene encoding bromodomain adjacent to zinc finger domain protein 2B isoform X11, with protein MEKENSASGGGGGGGGGGGGGEAAATATPGATSASEKLQADQANPLLDPTALFGAYWPRGDSAASSLFGGMPGGYGLGAHHLPSAYAILGRGGSAPGFGGHTPASAPPPPPYSHSSLGTLSVAASQAASLGINPASAAWWTMASHLAAQDYLARLQGAAGLSGFPPGAESLLPPYPASLLNPPSLSSHKSSKSKFCYGKPKAKSSKSHKTTPASSGSSTTPSMTSSSLPVSTQAPPVTSSHHSTPVSSTQNSQTNVVSSAKEGSDPSSILGGVRLPPDTEIIKYTSSIVGPKVPGTTNRGRKKTISLDTPSVSVHPPPNVPALSAHQTNTTTTSLMMEPRKYNRTATESNDYREPVDRVEVIKLPAHSTNGSVLPAPTSYTTTTNANSTSDSDAPLNLSLKPSTTSGSSPISGSQPLSQLSNLSQSLLASDRTSRRKPGPKPRRVPQNSVPVPASPSPSLAQLFAAADSPQRPSSGSEESESASTTHHKDGRPRNLGRGVSKPKKNTVASLLAQSRALGIKPTPTLDPSVPLSHQVSLLRSNILAAQLHATATGQGDDKNQRSLQEKMKNKLLEASGEESNMDVTSESGSNTDVVTDTDDDNVDGVSSAKRRKVKPSERDLQVPLERGWKRETVIKGLGKSGVIKGDVSYYSPCGKTFRSSPDLAKFLEQQNPPELTTANFSFSSRPLVGEFLQPTMGLAEAEFVRLGAQEVARRLEELRAAGGFRDARTNNQYEREKLAYAKKLAKEEAQRHKEQARLIKEQEKSERQEAVRREREIRNQQLLEERELKRQQAVMLKEQERERRRQHMALVRALENRRKMEEREKKRLEARAERIATKEKRAEQRKMEMELIEQIRKPVEDMELTDHRPLPEIKRIPGLKLSGQAFADIVMVFEFLHNFGETLGFDMDSLPSLKSLQLALLNDEEAEEEMLSVMTHLLVCAIEDPGIPQPARHTTGLGQSLRQADITHANISEVLRIYLYANATGEVKALTGVCLERERDKKFADHHQNGGDYASTCSGKNAQFYEHLHNNETWRMSERLRDKPFLALNPTHKAQMLAFLCNELLQNKAVIRQIEGSLETVAQLRKERFVLDTKIRKLRQLHSRKVRMEAVGVIVNKTGDTITIEKKEVDEEGNTTSTAVGTTPTPDEIHHEDEVEDMSENESEGTQPEEEEDKNLSGEELGKKLDKLLKQSEEQLQKLNSSSKQLRAHIFGQDRYWRRYWELACAGGIFVEAMESAEPEILDLQAELDEKYKNMPTEEAKSETKQEDTKSNAENRENEAPNDVKEEKKYNSSEQEEDVKPLLDKTKSEIDDVNCKKEPVQNCGSDNSTNVKEEKKVDVDGSMADAKTNVTSEEIKQETEVVSMDVDVKEDTKKENEEMDEEMKPAVKMMEDKIVETIPNGDKYNHVNNLHNGKELNGTFISNCSNEFNWFSILPRETCDTPGPSTKQIFGIAEPTELRIPVFPPPASPNYDRCDSPAPLILTQDEAVQLEYLKVHGLPPPGEAKPVPKDLRYGWWRITDVDTFQELLEHLHSRGVREKELKRTTWATMESFLAVTGRINVDPGNVSATELKSTPDDPDTPIPQPDNPVTWSEQVALRVDAQLLEQVEALEDKVANASMQVKGWKLPPRAGTEEAEEIEKLNEMEKVSAVEQARQRLLSLEAAIERRYLKPPLGVCTGDPNLAALKAEQAAAANANSSNSDQSNQAPVPQEETTPRGLNNWREATARAHTSAQLAMALYMLEASIAWDKSIMKAVSLTPARNSVCVKLRNRCVSLKATTQYNQLLTTSQASNCQFCHSGDNEDKLLLCDGCDRGYHTYCFRPKMENIPDGDWYCHECMNKATGERNCLVCGKRVGKNLVLCELCPRAYHTDCHNPVMPKMPRGKWYCSNCHSKQPKKRNSSRRSHTKGGGTRESESSDHPPASPTPSTASNTHVEDVSSSEPATPTASPRKEGNNRTLTKKQQRELAPCKVLLEQLEQQDEAWPFLLPVNTKQFPTYKKIIKTPMDLSTIKKKLQDSVYKSRDEFCADVRQMFINCEVFNEDDSPVGKAGHGMRSFFEMRWTEITGAPPPHPQTHS; from the exons CATATTGGCCTCGGGGCGACAGCGCAGCTTCGTCGCTTTTTGGTGGAATGCCGGGTGGATATGGGTTGGGAGCCCATCATTTGCCATCGGCTTATGCCATTCTCGGCCGAGGAGGTTCTGCTCCTGGTTTCGGAGGCCACACGCCAGCCTCTGcgccaccaccacccccgTACTCCCACAGCAGCCTCGGCACCCTCAGCGTGGCTGCCAGTCAAGCTGCTAGTTTAG GAATCAATCCTGCCAGTGCAGCATGGTGGACGATGGCCTCGCACTTAGCGGCACAGGACTACCTCGCTAGGTTACAAGGAGCGGCAGGACTCTCCGGATTTCCGCCTGGTGCCGAAAGCCTGCTGCCACCTTATCCTGCCTCTCTACTTAATCCCCCGTCCCTATCGTCTCACAAGTCCAGTAAGT CTAAATTCTGTTACGGCAAACCAAAAGCTAAGTCAAGCAAGAGTCACAAGACGACCCCGGCCAGCAGCGGTAGCTCGACGACGCCGAGCATGACAAGCAGCAGTTTGCCGGTGTCGACTCAAGCACCACCGGTCACGTCCTCTCATCACAGTACCCCGGTCAGCAGCACGCAAAATTCGCAAACGAACGTCGTCAG TTCTGCGAAAGAGGGCAG cGATCCTAGCAGTATATTGGGAGGTGTCCGATTACCTCCTGACACAGAGATCATCAAGTACACGTCGAGTATAGTCGGTCCGAAGGTTCCTGGGACAACGAACCGCGGAAGGAAGAAGACCATATCCTTGGACACGCCAAGTGTGAGTGTACACCCACCACCTAATGTACCTGCTCTTTCTGCTCATCAGACAAACACGACGACCACGTCGTTGATGATGGAACCGAGAAAATACAATCGCACGGCG ACCGAGTCGAACGACTACAGGGAGCCCGTTGATCGTGTAGAAGTGATCAAATTGCCAGCACACTCGACCAATGGTTCCGTTCTACCGGCGCCAACGTCTTACACGACCACCACCAATGCTAATAGCACCAGCGATTCGGATGCGCCGTTGAATCTCTCCCTGAAACCGTCGACGACGAGCGGTAGCTCGCCGATTTCTGGTAGTCAACCGCTCAGTCAGCTCAGTAATTTAAGTCAGTCGTTGCTTGCCTCCGACCGAACGT CAAGACGAAAGCCGGGACCGAAACCTCGAAGGGTGCCGCAAAATTCGGTACCGGTGCCGGCGTCGCCGAGTCCCTCGTTGGCGCAGCTGTTCGCCGCCGCGGATTCGCCTCAGCGACCGAGCAGCGGAAGCGAGGAGAGCGAGAGCGCGAGTACGACCCATCACAAGGATGGTCGACCAAGGAACCTGGGTCGCGGTGTGTCCAAGCCGAAGAAGAACACCGTTGCCTCGTTACTAGCTCAAAGCAGAGCCCTGGGGATTAAACCTACGCCCACGTTGGACCCTAGCGTGCCATTGTCTCACCAGGTCTCGCTATTGAGGTCGAATATTCTGGCTGCGCAGCTGCACGCCACCGCCACGGGTCAAGGTGACGACAAGAATCAG CGATCTTTGCAGGAGAAGATGAAGAACAAGCTGCTGGAGGCGTCCGGTGAAGAGAGCAACATGGACGTGACCAGCGAGAGCGGAAGTAACACGGATGTTGTGACGGACACTGACGACGACAACGTGGACGGTGTATCCAGCGCGAAGAGGAGAAAGGTGAAACCCAGCGAGAGGGATCTACAGGTTCCTCTGGAGCGTGGCTGGAAACGGGAGACTGTCATCAAGGGATTAGGGAAGTCGGGAGTGATAAAGGGTGACGTGTCTTATTACAGCCCTTGCGGAAAGACGTTCAGGAGCAGTCCGGATTTGGCGAAG TTTTTGGAGCAACAGAATCCACCAGAGCTGACGACCGCAAACTTTTCCTTCTCCTCCCGTCCTCTGGTGGGCGAGTTCCTCCAGCCGACAATGGGCTTAGCGGAGGCGGAATTCGTTAGGTTGGGCGCGCAGGAAGTGGCGAGAAGATTGGAAGAGCTCAGAGCCGCGGGTGGTTTCAGGGACGCGAGAACAAACAATCAGTATGAAAGGGAGAAGCTCGCGTACGCGAAGAAACTCGCCAAGGAAGAAGCACAACGGCACAAGGAGCAAGCCAG GCTGATCAAGGAACAAGAAAAGTCAGAGAGGCAGGAAGCAGTGAGGCGAGAACGGGAGATTCGAAATCAACAGTTGCTCGAG GAACGAGAACTAAAGCGGCAACAAGCAGTCATGCTGAAGGAACAG gagagggagagaaggagACAGCATATGGCGTTGGTACGTGCCCTGGAGAACCGTCGAAAGATGgaagaaagggagaaaaagcGTCTCGAAGCTAGGGCCGAACGAATCGcgacgaaagagaaacgagcggaacaaagaaaaatggaGATGGAACTGATCGAACAGATCAGGAAACCTGTGGAAGACATGGAACTAACAG ACCACAGACCACTGCCAGAAATAAAACGAATACCTGGACTGAAATTGTCCGGCCAAGCTTTCGCGGACATCGTTATGGTTTTCGAGTTTCTGCATAATTTCGGCGAAACTTTAGGCTTTG ATATGGACTCGCTGCCGAGTCTAAAGAGTCTCCAGTTAGCTCTGCTCAACGACGAGGAAGCGGAAGAAGAGATGCTGTCGGTGATGACCCACTTGCTGGTGTGCGCTATCGAGGACCCAGGTATCCCTCAGCCCGCTAGACACACGACGGGATTAGGGCAAAGCCTACGACAGGCTGACATAACGCACGCAAACATCAGCGAGGTGTTACGAATCTATTTGTACGCGAACGCAACCGGCGAGGTGAAAGCGTTGACCGGTGTCTGTCTTGAACGAGAACGCGACAAGAAGTTCGCCGATCATCATCAGAACGGCGGTGACTACGCTTCGACCTGTTCAGGAAAGAACGCTCAGTTCTACGAACACTTACACAACAACGAAACGTGGAGGATGTCCGAGAGGTTGAGGGACAAGCCGTTTTTGGCACTGAATCCAACGCACAAGGCGCAGATGCTCGCGTTCCTCTGCAACGAGTTGTTGCAGAACAAGGCTGTGATCAGGCAGATCGAAGGAAGCTTAGAAACGGTGGCGCAACTCAGGAAAGAAAGATTCGTATTGGACACGAAGATCAGAAA GCTCAGACAATTGCACAGTCGAAAGGTGCGTATGGAAGCAGTCGGCGTGATCGTGAACAAGACTGGAGACACGATTACCATCGAGAAGAAGGAAGTTGACGAGGAAGGTAACACGACGTCGACGGCAGTGGGTACGACGCCTACTCCTGACGAGATTCATCACGAGGACGAGGTTGAAGACATGTCTGAGAACGAGAGCGAAGGGACTCAGCCTGAAGAG GAGGAGGACAAGAATCTATCCGGCGAGGAACTTGGGAAAAAGTTGGACAAACTGTTGAAGCAATCGGAAGAACAGCTACAGAAATTGAACAGCTCTTCGAAGCAACTTCGAGCGCACATATTTGGCCAGGACAGGTACTGGAGAAGGTACTGGGAGCTGGCCTGCGCTGGTGGTATCTTCGTCGAGGCCATGGAGAGTGCTGAACCGGAGATCCTGGACCTGCAAGCCGAACTGGACGAAAAGTACAAAAACATGCCAACGGAGGAGGCGAAATCAGAGACGAAACAGGAGGACACTAAGTCGAATGCTGAGAATCGGGAGAACGAGGCTCCGAATGACGttaaggaagaaaagaagtaCAACTCGAGCGAACAAGAAGAAGATGTGAAACCGTTGTTGGATAAAACGAAATCCGAAATTGACGACGTTAATTGCAAGAAAGAACCTGTGCAAAATTGTGGTTCCGATAATTCGACGAACgtgaaagaagagaagaaggtCGACGTGGATGGTTCGATGGCTGATGCGAAGACAAACGTCACTTCCGAAGAAATTAAACAAGAAACAGAGGTTGTTAGTATGGACGTGGATGTGAAAGAGGAtacgaagaaagaaaacgaagaGATGGACGAAGAAATGAAGCCAGCTGTGAAGATGATGGAGGATAAAATCGTCGAGACGATTCCAAATGGCGACAAATACAATCATGTTAACAATCTTCATAATGGCAAGGAATTGAACGGCACATTTATTTCCA ATTGCAGCAACGAATTCAATTGGTTTTCAATTTTACCTCGAGAAACTTGCGACACTCCAGGACCGAGTACCAAGCAGATATTTGGAATAGCTGAACCCACCGAGCTGAGAATACCAGTGTTCCCTCCGCCGGCTAGTCCAAATTACGACAGGTGCGATAGTCCAGCACCTTTGATTTTGACCCAGGACGAAGCAGTTCAGCTCGAGTATCTCAAAGTACACGGTCTACCTCCTCCAGGGGAAGCTAAACCAGTACCAAAGG ATTTACGATACGGTTGGTGGAGAATAACAGACGTCGACACGTTTCAAGAACTGTTGGAGCACCTTCATTCTCGCGGTGTCCGCGAGAAGGAACTGAAACGTACAACATGGGCGACCATGGAATCCTTCCTAGCCGTGACAGGTAGAATCAACGTGGACCCTGGCAACGTATCCGCCACCGAACTGAAATCCACACCCGACGATCCTGATACACCGATCCCGCAACCGGACAACCCGGTAACATGGAGCGAGCAGGTCGCGTTACGGGTGGACGCGCAACTTTTGGAGCAGGTCGAGGCTCTCGAGGACAAAGTCGCGAACGCCAGCATGCAGGTCAAAGGCTGGAAACTTCCTCCGCGGGCTGGCACCGAGGAGGCCGAGGAGATTGAGAAATTGAACGAAATGGAGAAAGTGAGCGCTGTCGAGCAAGCGCGGCAAAGGTTACTGTCTTTGGAGGCAGCGATAGAGAGGAGATACTTGAAACCACCGTTAGGCGTTTG TACGGGCGATCCAAATTTAGCGGCTCTGAAAGCTGAACAGGCGGCTGCGGCTAACGCAAACTCGAGTAATTCGGATCAGAGCAATCAGGCGCCGGTGCCGCAGGAGGAAACAACTCCGAGAGGTCTGAACAACTGGAGAGAGGCAACAGCTCGTGCACACACGTCGGCTCAGCTCGCCATGGCACTGTACATGCTGGAGGCCAGCATCGCCTGGGACAAGAGCATCATGAAGGCTGTGAGTCTAACACCAGCTAGAAACTCGGTCTGCGTCAAGCTACGAAACCGCTGCGTCTCACTCAAAGCTACCACTCAGTACAATCAGCTATTGACTACTTCTCAGGCCTCT AATTGTCAGTTCTGTCACAGTGGAGATAACGAAGACAAGCTGCTACTGTGTGATGGTTGTGACCGCGGCTATCATACTTACTGTTTCCGTCCAAAAATGGAAAACATTCCTGATGGTGACTG GTATTGTCACGAGTGCATGAACAAAGCAACAGGGGAACGAAATTGTTTGGTATGCGGAAAGAGGGTTGGCAAAAATTTAGTGCTATGTGAACTCTGTCCACGGGCTTATCATACCGACTGCCATAATCCTGTTATGCCAAAA ATGCCAAGGGGAAAATGGTATTGTTCTAATTGCCACAGTAAACAACCAAAGAAGAGAAATAGTAGTCGAAGGAGTCATACCAAAGGGGGAGGCACCAGAGAAAGTGAAAGTTCTGATCATCCACCAGCTAG TCCAACGCCGTCAACGGCATCGAACACGCACGTAGAGGACGTCAGTTCATCGGAACCGGCAACACCTACAGCCTCGCCGAGGAAGGAGGGCAACAATAGGACACTGACGAAGAAACAACAACGAGAGCTGGCTCCTTGTAAGGTGCTACTCGAACAGTTGGAGCAACAGGACGAGGCCTGGCCGTTCCTTTTGCCGGTGAACACCAAACAGTTTCCTACCtacaagaaaattattaaaacacCCATGGATCTCAGTACGATCAAGAAGAAATTGCAGGACTCCGT GTACAAGTCTCGCGATGAGTTTTGCGCCGATGTCAGACAGATGTTCATCAACTGCGAGGTATTCAACGAGGACGACAGTCCTGTGGGGAAGGCTGGACACGGGATGCGCAGTTTCTTCGAAATGCGTTGGACCGAGATTACCGGCGCACCACCTCCACATCCGCAAACGCATAGCTGA